Part of the bacterium genome is shown below.
ATAATAATACGTGCAAACCTCGGTAGTGATGGTGAAACCGGCCGGCACCGGTATTTTCAAATTCGCCATTTCAGCGAGGTTGGCTCCTTTGCCGCCCAATAGTTCTTTCATCTCGGCGCGGCCTTCTGCTTTGCCGCCGCCGAAACTGTACACATATTTCTTTTGTTTTGCCATAACGCCTCCTTGGATGGTTATTTTTTCAATGCTGCAGGAAAATCGTTCGCCGGCGCCGCCGATTCAGTTCTTGGCCACCGCCTTGATGTTCAAAATCCGATAATACTCATCGGCATTCTGCAGGAGCCGCACCGCAGCCTGCAGGGGTTCATCACTGGCAAAAAGCGCTTCGTTGTAGGCATCGCGGCCGAACACCTTGGCCATGATCTCGCTGTGGATGTAGGTCTCCACCCGGGACCGCGATTTCTCTTTTTCAGCGGCGCGGACCAGCTCGAATTCCGCCTTGACCGCATCGAGAGATTTCTGCATCTGTTCCAGATAGCCCCGCTCCCTGGCCGTGCTTTCCAGCTTGCTCAGCTGATCCCAGCCGTCCGGATGATAGGAAAATTTCTTGTCGCGCAGAAAAGCCTCAAACTCGGCCCACACCGACTCATCGACTTTAAAATCCTTTTTCAGATCCGGGTGCGCCGCCACATACTCGAGGCTGAAATTGAAAAAGATTGAACGGCGGAACAACTCCAGTTCATAGCGGGTGTACTCCGGGTTCTTGACTTGCACATCCGGCTTGATGCCGCCGCCTCCCAGGACCGACCGTCTGTTCTTGGTATAGTACACCGGCGCTTTGGCCTGTGCTTTGCTGGTGTCCTTGGCCACCGGTGACGGCTCTTCATCGGATTCCTCCTCGTCCTCCTGTACGACCGCCGTGTTGCGGTGATCCTTGGAGAAAACCGAAAGAGCGCCGCGTTCAAACACCTCCGGTTTTTGAATGCCGCGGCCGCTGGGCATGAAATACTGCGCGGTGGTCAGCTTGAGCTGTTGTTCCCCGCGGCGATCCAAGGGGATGACCGTCTGCACCAGCCCTTTGCCGAAGCTGGGAGTGCCCAAAATCACGCCGCGGTCCAAGTCCTGAATCGCCCCGGCCACGATCTCCGAAGCAGAGGCGCTGTAGCCGTCAACGAGAACGACCAAAGGCGTTTGACCCATCAACGGATCCTTTTGCGCGCGGAACTCTTGCCGTTTGTACTCCCCCCGG
Proteins encoded:
- a CDS encoding S41 family peptidase codes for the protein MRNRSFILQSLLAPALLLSAILTASAYGRPEEDPYYQAMKNIKLFGQIYQEVNDRYVEEVDPEKFIRAGIDGMLDRLDPYSAYLEPESRDELEIMTKGKYYGVGMRIVLRNGFATCAEQPFPGSPAFRAGIREGDQIIEIDGQSTKGLRLSATAARLRGDKKGSEVAIKIHRPGISEPLSFVLIRDEIVPTDIQYSGWVTPGIGLIKLTRFNRGADKQIAEAVQKLIDQGLQGLILDLRGNPGGLLDQAVAVADLFVAKNELIVYTEGRGEYKRQEFRAQKDPLMGQTPLVVLVDGYSASASEIVAGAIQDLDRGVILGTPSFGKGLVQTVIPLDRRGEQQLKLTTAQYFMPSGRGIQKPEVFERGALSVFSKDHRNTAVVQEDEEESDEEPSPVAKDTSKAQAKAPVYYTKNRRSVLGGGGIKPDVQVKNPEYTRYELELFRRSIFFNFSLEYVAAHPDLKKDFKVDESVWAEFEAFLRDKKFSYHPDGWDQLSKLESTARERGYLEQMQKSLDAVKAEFELVRAAEKEKSRSRVETYIHSEIMAKVFGRDAYNEALFASDEPLQAAVRLLQNADEYYRILNIKAVAKN